The following are encoded together in the Capsulimonas corticalis genome:
- the rpiA gene encoding ribose-5-phosphate isomerase RpiA translates to MNPKQAAAERAVEYIQDGMIVGLGTGSTAAYAISALSARILSEGLEITCIPTSRATAESARAMNIPLSDWDTVRKLDLTIDGADEVDPQFRLIKGGGGALLREKIVASATEHQIIVVDDHKLKAALGVFPLPVAVVPFGWQATRDRLEYLLSAPVTPRKTPNGDIFISDDSLYVLDVHFGGPLPDPDALTARIKTITGVVETGLFVGLCHRVIVGHPDGATSEASLGYTAAL, encoded by the coding sequence GTGAATCCGAAGCAGGCTGCAGCCGAGCGCGCTGTCGAGTATATCCAGGATGGAATGATCGTGGGTCTTGGCACCGGAAGCACCGCCGCCTACGCGATCTCCGCCCTGTCCGCGCGCATTCTCAGCGAAGGTCTCGAAATCACCTGCATCCCCACATCACGCGCCACCGCCGAGAGCGCCCGCGCGATGAACATCCCGCTTTCCGATTGGGACACCGTCCGCAAATTAGACCTCACGATCGACGGCGCCGATGAAGTGGATCCCCAGTTTCGCCTGATCAAAGGCGGCGGCGGCGCGCTGCTGCGCGAAAAGATCGTCGCGTCCGCCACCGAGCACCAGATCATCGTCGTGGACGACCACAAGCTCAAAGCCGCCCTCGGCGTCTTCCCCCTGCCCGTCGCCGTCGTTCCCTTCGGCTGGCAGGCCACCCGCGACCGCCTGGAATACCTGCTTTCCGCGCCGGTCACCCCCCGAAAAACGCCCAACGGCGACATCTTCATCAGCGACGATTCGCTCTACGTTCTGGATGTCCACTTCGGAGGCCCGCTGCCCGATCCCGACGCCCTCACCGCGCGAATCAAGACCATCACCGGCGTTGTCGAAACCGGCCTCTTCGTCGGCCTCTGCCACCGCGTCATCGTCGGCCACCCCGACGGCGCCACCAGCGAAGCCTCCCTCGGCTACACCGCCGCCCTTTAA
- a CDS encoding glycoside hydrolase family 2 TIM barrel-domain containing protein has product MKLSLFSMALLLSAGAAFADPGRVRSFDDHWRFQRGDAAGADSPGFHDASWRVVDLPHDWSIEDLPHPAKNGPAAISVTAGTWRYSKGDDAAWKNADFDDGGWASLQLPALNMTEQNTFGWFRRTVDVPASRTGKDLVLSLGPIDDSDETFFNGVKIGGTGPIAGVAGQAAGDYQTLRFYKVPAALVKAKNVLAVRVFNGGGNGGIYNTFDGPPPSGPWDYTQSAGGAATGYAVGGTGWYRKHFTVSKADAGKQISVQFDGVYMNADVSINGKPLGTHPYGYTTFAYDLTPYLNPTGTQNVLAVRVRNTGANSRWYSGSGIYRHVWLNVVNSLHVAPWGVSVTTPSVTAASAQVQVTTDVQNDGPTDQQPLVVVRLLDAAGKVVGTAERVAVVDAGKHSTVTQTIALPAPKLWSLDTPNLYHAEVALKIGARASDQTSVPFGVRTIRFDAKSGFTLNGVPIKLRGGCVHHDNGPLGAATIDRAEERRIELLKANGYNAVRTSHNPPSPAFLDACDRLGVLVIDEAFDCWAQGKNVADYHLYFNDWSQRDLDSMVLRDRNHPSIVLWSIGNEIPGKDAPTAKRLADEVRRVDPTRAVTSAFDGVNDDSDAYLSALDVSGYNYGPYRYDVDHQRHPDRVIVATESFPKEAARYWKGVTDNSWVIGDFVWTAIDYYGESGIGHTSLSGESDAFNKPWPWHNAWCGDLDICGFKKPQSYYRDVLWGRSKLEMAVHRPLPDGKTENISGWGWTDEARSWTWPGQEGKAMRVNVYTTCPQVRLTLNGRTIDAQPEKGGDGYTLTYSVPYAAGVLRAVGLQDGQEVASVLLSTAGRPKRLRLTADRSKIHADRNDLSYVTVEVLDSHGVLVPNAAPTIRFTTQGQGEVAATGNADPTDLTSLQRPEHKPYEGRCLAILRPKGNAGTVTLRAESDGLEPATLTVKTGE; this is encoded by the coding sequence ATGAAACTTTCTCTCTTTTCCATGGCGCTTCTGCTTTCCGCCGGCGCGGCCTTTGCCGATCCTGGCCGCGTCCGATCCTTCGACGACCATTGGCGGTTCCAGCGCGGCGACGCCGCCGGCGCGGATAGCCCGGGTTTCCATGACGCTTCTTGGCGTGTGGTGGACCTGCCGCACGACTGGAGCATTGAAGACCTGCCGCACCCCGCGAAGAATGGGCCGGCGGCGATTTCGGTCACGGCGGGAACCTGGCGGTATTCCAAGGGCGACGATGCGGCCTGGAAGAATGCGGATTTTGACGACGGCGGCTGGGCCTCGCTCCAGCTCCCGGCGCTGAATATGACCGAGCAGAATACGTTCGGCTGGTTCCGGCGCACGGTTGACGTTCCCGCATCTCGGACAGGCAAGGATCTTGTGCTGAGCCTGGGACCGATCGACGATTCCGACGAGACGTTCTTCAACGGCGTGAAGATCGGCGGTACGGGGCCGATTGCCGGAGTTGCGGGACAGGCGGCCGGCGACTATCAGACGCTGCGCTTCTACAAAGTTCCGGCGGCGCTCGTGAAGGCCAAGAACGTCCTGGCCGTGCGCGTCTTTAACGGCGGCGGAAACGGCGGGATCTACAATACGTTCGACGGCCCGCCGCCCAGCGGCCCCTGGGATTACACGCAAAGCGCTGGCGGCGCGGCCACGGGTTACGCGGTCGGCGGGACAGGCTGGTATCGCAAGCACTTCACCGTGAGCAAAGCCGACGCCGGAAAACAGATCTCCGTGCAGTTCGACGGCGTGTATATGAACGCCGATGTCTCGATCAACGGCAAGCCGCTGGGAACGCACCCGTACGGCTACACGACCTTCGCTTACGATCTGACGCCGTACCTCAACCCCACGGGGACCCAGAACGTGCTCGCGGTGCGCGTGCGCAACACCGGCGCGAACAGCCGCTGGTACAGCGGTTCAGGGATCTACCGCCATGTCTGGCTGAACGTCGTCAATTCGCTGCATGTCGCCCCCTGGGGAGTGAGCGTGACGACGCCGTCCGTCACCGCCGCGTCCGCGCAGGTCCAGGTCACGACGGACGTACAGAACGACGGGCCGACCGATCAGCAGCCCCTCGTCGTCGTGCGCCTGCTGGACGCCGCCGGCAAAGTCGTGGGAACAGCGGAGCGCGTCGCGGTCGTGGACGCGGGAAAACACAGCACGGTCACCCAAACGATCGCGCTGCCGGCGCCGAAGCTCTGGAGCCTGGATACGCCGAACCTGTACCACGCCGAAGTCGCTCTGAAGATCGGCGCCAGGGCAAGCGATCAGACGAGCGTCCCCTTCGGCGTCCGCACGATCCGCTTCGACGCCAAATCCGGCTTCACGCTGAATGGCGTCCCGATCAAGCTGCGCGGCGGCTGCGTGCACCACGACAACGGCCCGCTCGGCGCCGCGACGATCGACCGCGCGGAAGAACGCCGCATCGAGCTTCTCAAAGCAAATGGCTACAATGCGGTCCGTACAAGCCACAACCCGCCGTCGCCCGCCTTTTTAGACGCCTGCGACCGCCTGGGCGTCCTCGTGATAGACGAAGCGTTCGACTGCTGGGCGCAAGGCAAGAACGTCGCCGACTACCATCTGTACTTCAACGATTGGTCGCAGCGCGATCTCGACAGCATGGTGCTGCGCGACCGCAATCACCCGAGCATCGTCCTCTGGAGTATCGGTAACGAGATTCCCGGCAAGGATGCGCCCACGGCCAAGCGGCTCGCCGACGAAGTCCGCCGCGTCGATCCCACGCGCGCCGTCACCTCCGCCTTCGACGGAGTCAATGACGATTCCGACGCGTATCTCTCGGCGCTGGACGTCTCCGGATACAATTACGGCCCCTACCGCTATGATGTGGATCACCAGCGCCATCCCGACCGGGTGATCGTCGCCACGGAATCGTTCCCCAAGGAAGCCGCCCGTTACTGGAAGGGCGTGACGGATAACTCCTGGGTCATCGGCGACTTCGTCTGGACGGCCATCGATTACTACGGCGAATCCGGGATCGGCCACACCTCGCTCAGCGGCGAAAGCGACGCTTTCAACAAGCCGTGGCCGTGGCATAACGCCTGGTGCGGCGACCTGGATATCTGCGGCTTCAAAAAGCCGCAATCGTACTATCGGGATGTTCTGTGGGGACGCAGCAAATTGGAGATGGCCGTGCATCGCCCCTTGCCGGACGGCAAGACCGAGAATATCAGCGGCTGGGGATGGACGGATGAAGCGCGCAGCTGGACATGGCCCGGCCAGGAGGGTAAGGCCATGCGCGTAAATGTCTACACGACCTGCCCGCAAGTCCGCCTCACGCTGAACGGCCGGACCATCGACGCGCAGCCCGAAAAGGGTGGGGACGGCTACACGCTCACGTACAGCGTCCCTTACGCCGCCGGCGTACTGCGCGCCGTCGGCCTACAGGACGGCCAGGAAGTCGCCAGCGTCCTTTTAAGCACCGCCGGCAGACCCAAGCGCCTGCGCCTGACAGCCGACCGGAGCAAGATCCACGCGGACCGAAACGACCTGTCCTATGTTACCGTGGAAGTGCTCGACTCCCACGGCGTCCTCGTTCCGAACGCCGCGCCAACGATCCGCTTCACCACCCAAGGCCAGGGCGAAGTGGCGGCGACCGGGAACGCCGATCCCACCGACCTCACCAGCCTGCAACGGCCCGAACACAAACCCTATGAAGGCCGCTGCCTCGCCATCCTTCGCCCGAAGGGCAACGCGGGAACGGTCACCCTGCGCGCTGAGTCTGATGGATTGGAGCCGGCGACGCTGACGGTCAAGACGGGGGAGTAA
- a CDS encoding type II secretion system protein, with translation MNNTSLRQPLRRAFTLIELLVVIAIIAILAAILFPVFAKAREKARQTACMSNLRQVGLGVLQYAQDNDENFVLTERGGDVDDDHEYYWGDMIQPYTKSWALLHCPDADSVIQFKASPPAPALYSQQWSYNYGINDIVDNTPTCTSSPDDPGCAHIGVAGQSLAAVTAPSATILIADSAPEATDNGDINNGTGATNKAADLSHGRHEINWQWGHRQRGYINVDGRSQDGFPRHNDGFEMVMADGHAKYRARPLQGAQYGGGTLDNEWLANQP, from the coding sequence ATGAATAACACTTCTCTTCGACAGCCCCTGCGGCGCGCGTTTACTTTGATCGAATTGCTCGTTGTGATCGCCATTATCGCGATTCTCGCGGCGATCCTCTTCCCGGTCTTCGCCAAGGCGCGCGAAAAGGCCCGGCAGACGGCTTGTATGAGCAATCTGCGGCAAGTGGGCCTGGGCGTGCTGCAATACGCGCAGGATAACGATGAGAATTTTGTTCTGACGGAGCGCGGCGGGGACGTGGACGACGATCACGAGTATTACTGGGGGGATATGATCCAGCCGTATACCAAGAGCTGGGCGCTGCTGCACTGTCCCGACGCCGACAGCGTGATCCAGTTCAAGGCCAGCCCGCCTGCGCCGGCGCTGTACAGTCAGCAGTGGTCTTACAACTACGGCATCAACGATATCGTGGACAATACCCCGACCTGCACGAGCTCGCCCGACGACCCGGGCTGCGCCCATATCGGCGTCGCCGGCCAGAGCCTCGCCGCCGTGACCGCGCCTTCCGCCACGATCCTCATCGCGGACAGCGCCCCCGAGGCGACGGACAACGGCGACATCAACAACGGCACGGGCGCGACGAATAAAGCCGCCGACCTGAGCCATGGACGCCATGAGATCAATTGGCAGTGGGGCCACCGTCAGCGCGGTTACATCAACGTAGACGGCCGCTCCCAGGACGGCTTCCCCCGCCATAACGACGGGTTCGAAATGGTGATGGCCGACGGACACGCCAAATACCGCGCCCGCCCCCTGCAAGGCGCCCAGTACGGCGGCGGCACGCTGGACAACGAATGGCTCGCGAACCAGCCGTAA
- a CDS encoding TetR/AcrR family transcriptional regulator: MARKSSELGVEPTRKSVPRAGLDRDALVRAAVRLVDQEGVEALSLGRLAKDLGVRTPSLYNHVDGMPGLKRAIAIHGLRELHRRITQATIGREKDAAVLGLACAYREFAKSHPGLYAIAAATLDFEDPLLTSVQTEVVNSALLVLSGYHLSDADALHAVRGLRSAMHGFVTLELAGLFGMPLSIDESFDRLIATMTAGLSASE, encoded by the coding sequence ATGGCGCGTAAGTCCAGCGAACTGGGAGTGGAGCCGACGCGCAAAAGCGTTCCGCGCGCCGGCCTGGACCGCGACGCGCTCGTTCGCGCCGCCGTGCGGCTGGTGGATCAAGAAGGCGTGGAGGCGCTGTCTCTGGGGCGCCTCGCGAAGGATCTCGGCGTGCGTACGCCGTCGCTTTATAACCACGTGGACGGGATGCCGGGGCTGAAGCGCGCTATCGCCATCCATGGCTTGCGCGAACTGCATCGGCGCATCACGCAGGCGACGATCGGACGGGAGAAGGACGCGGCGGTTTTGGGGCTCGCCTGCGCCTACCGCGAATTCGCGAAGTCTCATCCCGGGCTGTACGCCATTGCCGCCGCGACGCTGGATTTCGAGGACCCGCTGCTGACGTCGGTCCAGACGGAAGTCGTCAACTCGGCGCTGCTTGTTCTTTCCGGATATCATTTGAGCGACGCCGACGCTCTGCACGCGGTGCGCGGCCTGCGCAGCGCGATGCATGGCTTCGTGACCCTGGAGCTTGCCGGTCTATTCGGCATGCCTCTGAGTATCGACGAAAGCTTTGATCGGCTGATCGCGACAATGACGGCGGGTTTGTCGGCCTCAGAATAA